The sequence GCACTATAGATGGCTGATTTGGGAGTTGGCACCTTACCTGCCTGTGAACCGATATTCACAATATGCGCTGGTTTACTTTTTATTAAATACGGAATTAGCTGATAGGTAGTAAAAAATAATGCTTGCAAATTGAGCTGCACCATTTTTTCAATATCGGACCAATTCATTTGGTCAAATTGACGAAAAAAACCAAGACCGGCATTATTAATCACAGCATCTACCTTATCAATATCTGACATCATTTCATCGAGAATCTCTCCCCATTTCTGTCTATCCGTAATGTCAGCAGTGTAATGATAAGCTTCTATCTGGTATTGTTTTTTTATTTTATCTACTATTTGTACAAGCTTACTTTCCGTTCGTGCCACAAGGATTGGCACAGCCCCATTTGCTGCTAATTGATATGCTAACGCCTCTCCTATTCCACTTGATGCTCCTGTTATTAATACATGTTTACCCATTAATCTGTTCATGTCATCATCTCCATTCCTATCTTATCATACTCTGGAAATGTAACAGAATATTTTGCTGTTCGGTTGATCGGTATGGTTGGTTGTCGTCCGACATAGTGAAGGATATAAAGAAATAGTAAATTTTAATACGATTCCATTGACTTTTGATATGATATTCTAGACAATCATGAGGAGGTTATTTAAAAGAGGTGAAGGTAACGAATGATTATTTATGCACACCGTGGAGCAAGTAAACATGCACCAGAAAATACGATACCAGCATTTGATCTAGCCTATCATCATGATGCTGATGGTATTGAAACTGATGTCCAATTAACAAAGGATGGTGTACCAGTATTGATCCATGACGAAAAACTGCAACGCACGACTAACGGAAATGGATTTGTCAAAGACTACACCTACGCTGAATTAACTCAACTTGATGCCGGCAGCTGGAAGTCTCCTCAATTCGCTGACACTGTCATTCCAACTTTAGAGGATTTACTTCGTTGGAATCAAGATAAGCAACTGAAGCTGAATATCGAATTAAAAAACAACATATTCCCCTATCCAGGACTAGAGGAAACAGTATTCCAGTTGCTTCAAAAGTACAACATGGTGAATCAGACTGTGATCTCAACCTTCAATCAAGAGAGTATTGTTAAGTTGAAACAATGGTCAACTGAACTGAATTACGCTTTTCTAACTAGTAAGAAAGATAAAAATTTAATTCCATTTGCAGAGTCTATTAAGGCAGAAGGAATTCATATTCAGTACCGACTACTTACCAATCGGCTGGTAGAACAAGCTAATCAGCATGACTTATATGTTGCAGTTTATACTGTTAACTTGCCGCTGTCGATAAAACGTGCTATAAGGATGAACTGCCATGCCATCTTTACTGACATCCCAAAACTAGCTGTTGATTTAAGAAAAAACACACTATAGAGAGGAAGGAATACATGCACGTTGAGTTTTTAGGAACAGGGGCCGGACTTCCTAGCAAAAATAGAAATGTAACCTCCATCATGCTCCATTTGGAACAAAAACGTAATGCGCTTTGGATGTTTGATTGTGGGGAAGCAACACAACACCAAATTTTACATACGTCAATTAAACCAAGAAAAATAGAGAAAATTTTCATTACTCATTTACATGGTGATCACATATTTGGTTTACCAGGATTGCTAAGTAGTCGTTCCTTTCAAGGCGGCGTGGAGCCAGTAACAATCTATGGCCCACCGGGTATTAAAGCCTATTTAGAGACGAGTTTAACGCTTAGCCGTACAAAATTGTCCTATCCTATTAAAATCGTTGAACTGAGCGAAGGTGTGATATTTGAAGATCAGCAGTTTATCATTTCTGCTCAGAAATTACAGCATGGGATAGAATGCTTCGGTTTCTTAATTGAGGAGAAGGATAGTCCAGGGCCATTACTTGTAAATAAATTAAAAGAAATAGGAATCGAACCTGGACCGATCTATCAGGAGTTTAAGGTAAATGAAACCGTTGACCTGCCAAACGGGCATACAGTTAAATCCAAGGACTATATCGGAGTACCAAAACCAGGCAAACGGATAGCGGTTATAGGTGATACGAGAGCTCACCAAGCCATAATACCATTTGTCCAAGGAGTTGACTTGCTGATTCATGAGGCTACTTTCGCTGCAGATCAGGAAAAATTAGCTCATGAATACTACCATTCGACAACCAGCCAAGCTGCTGCCATAGCTCGGGAGGCAAACGTTAAACAGTTAATTTTGACACATATATCCTCTAGATTCCAAAACGAAGATATAGAGCTATTGAAAAAAGAATCTCAACAACTATTTCACAATACAACAATCGCTTATGACTTCTATACAGCAACAATAGATTAGAACTTAGTTGGTTCTTTCTTCTTATTACCTTAGTCAGCTAATTTTGACAAGCTTAGAAACGTTTAACAAAGCTCGGGATATAATGTGTTTTGTCAGCGAATATTTCAAGTAGTACTCTTTGGTATATTTTAAAGCTTTTTATTCAAGCTCATTTTGCTTTTATAACGTATAAAGAAAAAGATTAGGAGACCTCTTTCCCTAATCTTTTTCTTTCATATATTCAAATAAATTCATCTGATAAGTGATGTCGTCTTTTTTTACGGCATTTTGAACGGTTATGCCGAGCAAACGGACGGGAGTACCGTTCCAATGATCTTCTAATAATCGTTCGCTATAAAAATATATATCAGCAGCTGTTTCAATATATTGATTAATTTTTGTTCTTCTTGTGATCGTTTTTCTGTCATTGTATCGAATGGTTAACTGAATAGTATTCCCTAATGCTGATTTGCGCCGTAATCGATTCGTAACACTTTCTGCCAGCTGATGTAACTGAGCCGATAATAAATCATATTCACCAATATCTTGCGGAAAGGTCCTGGAAGTACCAATACTTTTAAAACTGCTCGCACGTTCTGGATCAACCGGTCGGGGGTCTTCACCTAATGCTCTTGTTTTTAACTTTTCTCCGTTCACTCCAAGCAGTCCTTTTAACATCATCGTATCAGTTTCGACCAGATCTTCTATTGAGTTAATGTCATAGCGCCGTAATTTCTCTGCTGTTTTCTTACCGATACCATACATCTCTTCAATCGGTAACGGCCACAATTTTGCCGCTACATCCCTCTTTCGTAAAATGGTAATACCGTTCGGTTTCTTCATGTCAGATGCCATTTTTGCAAGAAATTTATTGGGAGCAATTCCGATACTGCAAGGTAACTGCAAGTCGTTAGCCACGTGTTGCTGAACAGCTTCAGCTATTTCGATAGGGCTTCCCAAATCATAGCTGTCCGTAATATCCATGAATGCTTCATCAATCGATACCGGCTCAACGTACGGGGTATAATCTTCTAAAATTCGGAA is a genomic window of Gracilibacillus salinarum containing:
- a CDS encoding SDR family NAD(P)-dependent oxidoreductase, yielding MNRLMGKHVLITGASSGIGEALAYQLAANGAVPILVARTESKLVQIVDKIKKQYQIEAYHYTADITDRQKWGEILDEMMSDIDKVDAVINNAGLGFFRQFDQMNWSDIEKMVQLNLQALFFTTYQLIPYLIKSKPAHIVNIGSQAGKVPTPKSAIYSATKASVISFSNALRMELEGKVFVTSVNIGPVRTAFFEQADPEGNYQKSIQNVMLDPNDVAQKIIHALFTKKREINLPAWMNAGGKLYQLFPQLMEKILKPAFNKK
- a CDS encoding glycerophosphodiester phosphodiesterase, with the protein product MIIYAHRGASKHAPENTIPAFDLAYHHDADGIETDVQLTKDGVPVLIHDEKLQRTTNGNGFVKDYTYAELTQLDAGSWKSPQFADTVIPTLEDLLRWNQDKQLKLNIELKNNIFPYPGLEETVFQLLQKYNMVNQTVISTFNQESIVKLKQWSTELNYAFLTSKKDKNLIPFAESIKAEGIHIQYRLLTNRLVEQANQHDLYVAVYTVNLPLSIKRAIRMNCHAIFTDIPKLAVDLRKNTL
- the rnz gene encoding ribonuclease Z yields the protein MHVEFLGTGAGLPSKNRNVTSIMLHLEQKRNALWMFDCGEATQHQILHTSIKPRKIEKIFITHLHGDHIFGLPGLLSSRSFQGGVEPVTIYGPPGIKAYLETSLTLSRTKLSYPIKIVELSEGVIFEDQQFIISAQKLQHGIECFGFLIEEKDSPGPLLVNKLKEIGIEPGPIYQEFKVNETVDLPNGHTVKSKDYIGVPKPGKRIAVIGDTRAHQAIIPFVQGVDLLIHEATFAADQEKLAHEYYHSTTSQAAAIAREANVKQLILTHISSRFQNEDIELLKKESQQLFHNTTIAYDFYTATID
- a CDS encoding DNA polymerase IV — encoded protein: MNSWYPKNGRVILHVDMNSFYASVEMVDHPELRGKPLAIAGNPDERKGIIVTSSYEARSKGVKTTMSLWEAKKRCPDLIVRRPNFPRYREVSSQLFRILEDYTPYVEPVSIDEAFMDITDSYDLGSPIEIAEAVQQHVANDLQLPCSIGIAPNKFLAKMASDMKKPNGITILRKRDVAAKLWPLPIEEMYGIGKKTAEKLRRYDINSIEDLVETDTMMLKGLLGVNGEKLKTRALGEDPRPVDPERASSFKSIGTSRTFPQDIGEYDLLSAQLHQLAESVTNRLRRKSALGNTIQLTIRYNDRKTITRRTKINQYIETAADIYFYSERLLEDHWNGTPVRLLGITVQNAVKKDDITYQMNLFEYMKEKD